The following coding sequences are from one Synergistaceae bacterium window:
- the gltA gene encoding NADPH-dependent glutamate synthase encodes MPSRDPIQRAHEMGEVALGYTETQARVEAERCIQCPGAPCKKGCPVAVPIPEFISHIQKGDFKGAVDTIKQTNLLPAICGRVCPQEKQCQSFCTVGKMLKTPEKAVAIGRLERYVADWERANNKITVPTPAPDTGKKVAVIGSGPAGLTVAADIRRAGHSVTVFEAFQKTGGVMVYGIPEFRLPKEIVAKEVENLKKMGVEFKTSFLVGRTETLEQLLDREGYDAAFIGTGAGLPKFLGIEGENLIGVFSANEYLTRSNLMKAYDREHADTPLFEAKRVAVFGGGNVAMDGARTALRLGADKVYCVYRRTRAEMPARAEEVAHAIEEGVDFHFLENPTKFIGDDKGRLTGVELLNYELGEPDASGRRKPVAIPGTEHVLEIDAAVVALGNESNPLMSQTTQGLNVTKRGNIIVDENQKTSIPRVWAGGDIVLGAATVILAMGEGRRAAASMNEYLAGK; translated from the coding sequence ATGCCCTCAAGAGATCCGATTCAGCGCGCTCACGAAATGGGCGAGGTTGCATTAGGTTACACAGAAACTCAAGCACGAGTCGAGGCCGAACGCTGCATTCAATGCCCCGGCGCTCCCTGCAAAAAAGGTTGTCCCGTCGCTGTTCCCATTCCTGAATTTATTTCGCACATTCAGAAAGGTGATTTCAAGGGAGCTGTTGACACAATCAAGCAGACAAATTTACTTCCTGCCATTTGCGGGCGTGTGTGTCCTCAAGAGAAACAATGTCAGAGCTTCTGCACTGTCGGTAAAATGTTAAAGACTCCGGAGAAAGCTGTTGCAATCGGCCGTCTTGAAAGATATGTAGCTGACTGGGAACGCGCAAATAATAAAATCACCGTCCCAACTCCCGCACCTGATACAGGAAAAAAAGTCGCCGTCATCGGTTCAGGCCCCGCAGGACTCACCGTTGCAGCTGACATCAGACGCGCAGGACACAGCGTTACAGTCTTTGAGGCATTCCAGAAAACCGGCGGCGTTATGGTCTATGGTATTCCAGAATTTAGGCTCCCAAAAGAAATCGTCGCTAAAGAAGTCGAAAACCTCAAGAAAATGGGCGTTGAGTTCAAAACAAGTTTCTTGGTCGGACGCACAGAGACTCTCGAACAGCTTTTAGACCGTGAAGGCTATGACGCAGCTTTTATCGGCACAGGCGCAGGACTTCCAAAATTTTTGGGCATTGAGGGCGAAAACTTAATCGGCGTCTTCAGTGCAAATGAATATTTAACGCGTTCAAACTTGATGAAGGCTTATGACCGCGAACACGCCGACACACCCTTATTCGAGGCAAAAAGAGTTGCTGTCTTCGGTGGCGGTAACGTCGCAATGGATGGCGCAAGAACTGCATTAAGACTCGGCGCTGATAAAGTCTATTGCGTCTACAGAAGAACCCGCGCAGAAATGCCCGCAAGAGCTGAAGAGGTCGCACACGCAATCGAAGAAGGAGTAGACTTCCATTTCTTAGAGAATCCAACAAAATTTATCGGCGATGACAAAGGCAGATTAACCGGTGTTGAACTCTTAAATTACGAACTCGGCGAGCCAGACGCTTCCGGAAGACGCAAACCCGTAGCTATCCCCGGAACTGAACACGTTTTAGAGATTGACGCTGCTGTCGTTGCTTTAGGAAATGAGTCAAACCCGTTAATGTCTCAGACCACACAAGGACTTAACGTTACTAAACGCGGAAATATCATCGTCGACGAGAACCAGAAAACAAGCATTCCAAGAGTTTGGGCCGGCGGTGATATCGTCTTAGGTGCTGCAACCGTTATTCTTGCAATGGGAGAAGGTAGACGCGCAGCAGCAAGCATGAATGAATATCTTGCAGGAAAATAA
- a CDS encoding sulfide/dihydroorotate dehydrogenase-like FAD/NAD-binding protein, with amino-acid sequence MHKILEKRQLSYDKERDQSVYYYKVEAPEIARNRKAGQFIIFQLDEDYGERIPLTIADANAQEGWIAIVFQTVGATTRRFSMNFNVGDNIPVLVGPLGRPTHIEKKDGAVLCIGGGIGIAPLHPIVEANHAIGNKVITVIGARTKDLLFFEDEMRKASDELIIVTDDGSYCRKAVVTEPLKEVCEREKVSEIVSIGPAIMMKFCVAAAKPFGVPITTSLNTIMIDGTGMCGCCRVKVGNETKFVCVDGPEFNGYEVDFDNMMQRMTAFKDKEREADHKCRVGLDAGKKA; translated from the coding sequence TTGCATAAGATACTCGAAAAACGACAGCTCTCATACGATAAAGAGAGAGATCAAAGCGTTTATTACTACAAAGTTGAGGCACCTGAAATAGCTCGCAACAGAAAAGCAGGACAGTTTATTATTTTCCAGCTTGATGAAGATTACGGCGAAAGAATACCGCTCACAATCGCAGACGCAAACGCACAAGAAGGCTGGATCGCTATAGTTTTCCAGACAGTCGGCGCAACTACACGCAGATTTTCTATGAATTTCAACGTTGGCGATAATATTCCGGTTTTAGTCGGCCCATTAGGAAGACCCACTCACATCGAGAAGAAAGACGGCGCAGTCCTTTGCATAGGCGGAGGAATCGGAATCGCTCCTCTTCATCCAATCGTAGAAGCAAATCACGCAATCGGCAATAAAGTTATTACAGTCATTGGCGCACGCACAAAAGATTTGTTATTCTTTGAAGACGAAATGCGCAAGGCCTCTGATGAACTTATAATCGTAACTGATGACGGGTCTTACTGCCGCAAAGCTGTTGTTACAGAACCGTTAAAAGAAGTTTGCGAGCGCGAAAAAGTCAGCGAAATAGTTTCAATCGGCCCCGCTATCATGATGAAATTCTGTGTTGCAGCTGCTAAACCCTTCGGCGTTCCTATTACTACATCTTTGAACACTATCATGATTGATGGTACTGGTATGTGCGGTTGCTGCCGTGTCAAAGTAGGTAACGAGACAAAATTTGTTTGCGTTGACGGACCAGAGTTTAACGGCTATGAAGTCGACTTTGATAACATGATGCAGAGAATGACAGCTTTTAAGGACAAAGAACGCGAAGCAGATCACAAATGCCGAGTCGGTCTCGATGCAGGAAAGAAGGCCTAA
- the rho gene encoding transcription termination factor Rho yields MPRKAKSLLEEESQEQEEIISAPKRRGRKPKSELLNSEDFIKNQPDPEILQEELKQEVNEIQQNTYNNDFDEQPIIDDNEDLDNGEQEENQTRPTYGRRDLIQHPKPKYTYAMLSTKNAVDLRRIAKEFNVSAPVSMRKDDLILATLKAQAESMNYRFGGGTLEILPENFGFLRPKGMLPTDGDVYLSSSQIRRFGLRNGDVIWGLIRPPRDQEHYEALLRVETVNFSDPEHSRHRPMFAQLTPIFPDSRLSLESDPKDLATRLIDMFAPIGLGQRALIVSPPKAGKTTLLKRIARAIAANSPDIIIMALLIDERPEEVTDIARSIDGEVIASTFDRPADEHIRVANLALEKAKRLVEAKRDVVILLDSITRLARASNLTVPPSGRTLSGGLDPSGLYFPKRFFGAARNFEEGGSLTIIGTALTDTGSRMDDVIYEEFKGTGNMELHLSRKLAEQRIFPAIDITKSGTRREELLIPDEELKRLWILRKRIAGIDEAGALNLILDKLKQTDTNADFLNSIKLA; encoded by the coding sequence ATGCCAAGAAAAGCGAAATCATTATTAGAAGAAGAATCACAAGAGCAGGAAGAAATTATCTCAGCACCCAAAAGGCGCGGAAGAAAACCTAAATCAGAGCTCTTAAACTCTGAAGATTTTATCAAGAATCAGCCTGACCCCGAAATTTTACAGGAGGAGCTGAAACAGGAAGTGAACGAAATCCAGCAGAATACATACAATAACGATTTTGACGAACAGCCGATTATTGACGATAACGAAGACCTTGACAACGGCGAACAAGAAGAAAATCAAACAAGGCCGACTTATGGAAGACGCGATTTAATTCAACACCCTAAACCGAAATACACTTATGCAATGTTGTCAACAAAAAACGCCGTCGACTTGAGAAGAATCGCAAAAGAATTTAACGTCAGTGCACCAGTTTCAATGCGTAAAGATGATTTAATTCTCGCGACCCTCAAAGCTCAGGCAGAAAGCATGAATTACAGATTTGGCGGCGGTACTCTTGAAATATTGCCTGAAAATTTCGGGTTTCTCCGTCCTAAAGGAATGCTCCCAACTGACGGCGACGTTTATTTATCGTCATCACAAATTCGTAGATTTGGCCTCAGAAATGGCGACGTGATTTGGGGCTTGATTCGTCCTCCTAGAGATCAGGAACATTACGAGGCTTTATTACGGGTCGAGACAGTTAATTTTTCAGATCCAGAGCATTCACGGCATAGACCCATGTTCGCGCAGTTGACCCCGATTTTTCCTGACAGCAGATTATCACTTGAGTCAGATCCTAAAGATTTAGCTACAAGATTAATAGACATGTTTGCACCAATCGGACTAGGTCAGAGAGCTTTAATTGTTTCTCCTCCCAAAGCAGGTAAAACAACCCTCTTAAAGCGCATAGCACGGGCAATCGCAGCAAATTCACCGGATATTATAATAATGGCCCTCTTAATCGACGAACGCCCAGAAGAAGTTACTGACATTGCAAGATCTATTGACGGTGAAGTTATTGCCTCAACTTTTGACAGACCAGCCGACGAACATATCAGAGTCGCTAATCTCGCACTTGAGAAAGCAAAACGCCTCGTCGAAGCAAAACGAGATGTAGTTATCCTCCTTGACTCAATCACTAGACTTGCAAGAGCTTCAAATTTGACTGTTCCTCCGTCCGGGCGTACTTTGTCGGGAGGTCTTGACCCGTCTGGCTTGTATTTCCCTAAAAGATTTTTCGGCGCAGCTAGAAATTTTGAAGAAGGCGGCTCATTAACTATTATCGGAACTGCTTTAACTGATACCGGCAGCAGAATGGACGATGTAATTTATGAAGAGTTCAAGGGCACGGGAAACATGGAACTGCATTTATCGCGCAAACTCGCAGAACAAAGAATTTTTCCCGCAATCGATATCACTAAATCAGGCACAAGACGCGAAGAATTATTAATCCCTGATGAAGAGCTTAAACGCTTATGGATATTACGCAAAAGAATAGCAGGCATTGACGAAGCAGGCGCGTTAAATTTGATTCTCGACAAACTCAAGCAGACGGACACTAACGCGGATTTCCTGAACTCGATAAAATTAGCGTAA
- the pfkA gene encoding 6-phosphofructokinase has product MERIAVLTSGGDSPGMNAAVRAVARTCMFNDKECIGVMRGYEGLIEGDFIPLDSKAVGGIIHRGGTILKTARSERFKTPEGREEALEKMREAGIDGLVVIGGDGSFHGAKALHDLGFPTIGIPGTIDNDITGTDETIGFDTAVNTALEAIMKLRDTASSHQRLFVVEVMGRNAGFLALEVAVATGAEYAVVPELPLSIGNLTKLLKNSYAEHKSHTLIILAEGVMSAAEMKEQLADAGGYDARVTVLGYIQRGGHPTSFDVVLATRMGAFATESLMIGKSGMMVGNINHKLVLSPLERAWSEHKSLSPEMLSLVNKMN; this is encoded by the coding sequence ATGGAGCGTATCGCTGTACTTACAAGCGGCGGAGACTCACCCGGTATGAATGCCGCTGTCCGAGCCGTTGCACGCACTTGTATGTTCAATGATAAAGAGTGCATCGGAGTAATGAGAGGCTACGAGGGTTTAATCGAAGGCGATTTTATTCCACTTGACAGCAAAGCCGTAGGAGGAATCATTCACAGAGGCGGTACAATTCTTAAAACCGCACGCAGCGAAAGATTCAAGACCCCTGAAGGACGCGAGGAAGCTCTCGAAAAAATGCGTGAAGCCGGAATTGACGGACTTGTAGTTATCGGCGGTGATGGATCTTTTCACGGTGCAAAAGCTCTTCACGATCTAGGGTTCCCGACAATAGGAATCCCCGGCACAATCGACAACGACATAACCGGCACTGATGAAACAATCGGATTTGACACAGCCGTAAATACTGCTCTAGAAGCAATCATGAAATTACGTGATACAGCGTCGAGTCACCAGCGATTATTTGTCGTTGAGGTAATGGGACGCAATGCAGGATTTCTCGCGCTTGAAGTAGCAGTTGCAACCGGTGCAGAATATGCCGTAGTTCCTGAATTGCCGCTCAGTATAGGAAATCTCACGAAATTATTAAAGAATTCCTACGCCGAACACAAGAGCCATACTCTTATAATTCTCGCTGAAGGTGTTATGAGTGCTGCCGAAATGAAAGAACAATTAGCGGACGCAGGCGGTTATGATGCAAGAGTTACAGTGCTCGGCTACATTCAGCGCGGAGGGCACCCAACCTCGTTTGATGTCGTTCTTGCCACGAGAATGGGAGCATTTGCTACAGAAAGTCTCATGATCGGCAAATCCGGCATGATGGTAGGAAATATTAATCACAAACTCGTGCTTAGTCCGTTAGAACGTGCTTGGAGCGAACATAAATCTTTAAGCCCGGAGATGTTGAGCTTAGTCAACAAAATGAATTAG
- the mnmG gene encoding tRNA uridine-5-carboxymethylaminomethyl(34) synthesis enzyme MnmG has translation MEGIFLLYRASYDVIIIGGGHAGCEAALSSARIGCKTLMLNLSIDNTALMPCNPSIGGPAKGHLVREVSALGGEQAKAADYATLMIRWLNTSKGAAVRALRAQCDPGLYSTYYRKLLTTQENLDINQDEAIKIFTRNNQITGIETRHGAIYETRALVICGGVYIGAKIFVGDKIFKSGPMGQNNSEKILDSLHELGIKTGTMRTDTTPRLNINTIDFSRATPQLSENEPLCFDFWNEPKIYDTSKYACYFSRTTEATYNILSQNIKRSPLVTGDVNSHGPRYCPSIEDKFLRFPDHITHPIVFEPVSLNTNEVYVQNFSTSLPYDVQVELISTLPGCENAKIIKPGYGIEYYYLLPDQLKRSLENKNISGLFCAGQVNGTSGYEEAAAQGLLAGINAALFVKNLEPLTLSRDNSYLGVLVDDLTTKSTDEPYRMLTSRCEHRLLLRWDNAIHRLSEFGRKVGLIDDSKWAVLEERFTRENEEISRLQNLRITPSDEINKLCEEFDAEILTSSTSPAEFLKHRGVRYELINKICPCDKDLTREEISHIETELRYTGYLERENRVAARLKDFDNAKIPEDFDYDSVIGLRAECLQKLKHFRPDSLGHALRISGVTPTDVQLISVILARNERRKNKS, from the coding sequence ATGGAGGGAATATTTTTATTGTATAGAGCTTCATACGACGTAATAATAATCGGCGGAGGTCATGCGGGGTGCGAGGCTGCTTTATCGTCTGCAAGAATCGGTTGCAAAACTTTAATGCTAAATCTTTCAATCGACAACACAGCTTTAATGCCCTGCAATCCTTCAATAGGAGGCCCGGCAAAAGGTCATCTCGTACGGGAAGTAAGCGCGCTGGGAGGCGAACAGGCTAAAGCGGCGGATTATGCAACTTTAATGATTCGCTGGCTCAATACTTCAAAGGGTGCGGCGGTTCGTGCATTGCGTGCCCAGTGTGATCCGGGATTATACAGCACTTATTACCGCAAATTATTGACAACGCAGGAAAATCTTGACATTAATCAGGACGAGGCAATTAAAATTTTCACGCGCAATAATCAAATTACGGGCATAGAGACACGGCACGGGGCAATTTATGAGACTCGCGCGCTGGTCATTTGCGGAGGAGTCTATATCGGTGCAAAAATTTTTGTAGGCGATAAAATATTTAAATCCGGGCCGATGGGTCAGAATAACTCAGAAAAAATTTTAGACTCACTTCACGAACTCGGCATTAAAACAGGAACAATGCGCACAGATACGACACCTCGCCTGAATATTAACACTATAGATTTTTCACGCGCGACCCCTCAATTATCAGAAAATGAGCCTTTGTGCTTTGATTTCTGGAACGAACCGAAAATTTATGATACTTCAAAATATGCCTGTTATTTTTCCCGCACGACTGAAGCAACATATAATATTCTTTCGCAAAATATAAAACGTTCGCCGCTTGTTACTGGTGATGTAAATTCGCACGGGCCCCGATATTGTCCGTCGATAGAAGATAAATTTTTGAGATTTCCCGATCACATAACTCACCCAATAGTCTTTGAGCCTGTATCGCTGAATACAAATGAAGTCTACGTGCAAAATTTTTCGACGAGTCTTCCTTATGATGTACAAGTTGAATTAATTAGCACTCTTCCGGGCTGTGAGAACGCGAAAATTATCAAGCCTGGCTACGGAATCGAATATTATTATTTGCTGCCCGACCAGTTAAAACGCTCGCTCGAAAATAAAAATATTTCGGGTTTATTCTGTGCAGGTCAAGTAAATGGGACTTCAGGCTATGAGGAGGCCGCCGCACAAGGTTTATTAGCGGGAATAAATGCAGCTTTGTTCGTGAAAAATTTAGAGCCTTTAACTCTTTCGCGCGATAATAGTTATTTGGGAGTTCTCGTTGATGATTTGACGACCAAGAGCACTGACGAACCTTATAGAATGTTGACAAGCCGTTGTGAGCATAGATTATTATTGCGGTGGGATAACGCGATTCACAGATTGTCGGAATTTGGGCGCAAGGTCGGATTAATTGACGATTCAAAATGGGCAGTGCTTGAAGAAAGATTTACGCGCGAGAATGAAGAAATTTCGAGATTACAAAATTTGCGTATAACTCCTTCAGATGAGATTAATAAATTATGTGAGGAATTTGACGCAGAAATATTGACGAGTTCAACAAGTCCGGCGGAATTTCTAAAGCACAGGGGAGTCAGATATGAGCTGATTAATAAAATTTGTCCGTGCGATAAAGATTTAACCCGCGAAGAAATTTCACACATCGAGACCGAATTACGTTACACAGGCTATCTCGAACGCGAAAACAGGGTCGCAGCAAGATTAAAGGATTTCGACAACGCAAAGATCCCCGAAGATTTTGATTATGACTCTGTAATTGGCTTAAGGGCTGAATGTCTGCAAAAGTTGAAACACTTTAGACCTGATTCACTTGGCCACGCGTTAAGAATTTCCGGAGTAACGCCGACTGATGTGCAGTTAATTTCTGTTATATTAGCCCGCAATGAACGACGAAAAAATAAATCTTGA
- a CDS encoding DUF721 domain-containing protein has translation MNDEKINLDVTKLFPEVARRMQILDELKKLWPSIVGIAAKYSSPYDLIHNDLYVEVKNQQTAQMIQNMRGNITRAFITRYKYDKDSKINVIIKRPNVEKAKIKPAPVKKQAVKIDDSLVNEYMSECPESLPQDVKFAISHLRAYLEAIGSQSSFRA, from the coding sequence ATGAACGACGAAAAAATAAATCTTGATGTTACAAAACTTTTTCCCGAAGTAGCCAGAAGGATGCAAATTTTAGACGAGCTTAAAAAATTATGGCCTTCAATAGTGGGAATTGCAGCAAAATATTCTAGTCCGTATGATTTGATTCATAATGATTTATACGTTGAAGTCAAGAATCAGCAGACGGCGCAAATGATTCAAAATATGCGCGGGAATATCACGAGGGCATTTATAACGCGCTATAAATATGACAAAGACTCAAAAATTAACGTGATTATAAAGCGGCCTAATGTCGAGAAAGCGAAAATAAAACCTGCTCCCGTCAAGAAGCAGGCTGTAAAAATTGATGATTCACTCGTAAATGAATATATGAGCGAGTGTCCGGAAAGTTTGCCTCAAGACGTGAAATTTGCTATATCACATTTACGGGCATATCTTGAAGCTATTGGATCTCAGTCCAGTTTTCGCGCTTGA
- a CDS encoding YidC/Oxa1 family membrane protein insertase, whose translation MLYNIFIQPLVIILRAIYLGINYFAGNLGISLMILSVVMSILLRPFIKWAAGVQDKERKIQNILSPQIAEIKKTFHGAEQHEELSELYKRYSYNPIYAIRSGLDLFVQLLPLMAAYIMLSELEIIKGVSFYAIKDLSKPDNLLAGINLLPFVMTVFNVLAAITAKKFTKRERVQAFIIAALFLVMLYNAPSALLIYWTTNNFIMLVKNIDFYGIFGGDKIARVLDYRFVPAGWKKICVNAFIVIISMSVLGIFFAHFYSTFVDITHDALGSVINSINTFQNIYYLLFMIPAVFAWMLYTRFILSGFTIRELIAKTFCFAVFTIAIFFYMKNVQFPMKVFLRLSTFLLILFGYALLAFLLPVSSEKICSFSSRLTDDHRNSLFFSSIIFAIIFVCVLYPSLTYRSDPDFFMDSLAGTISKISIYGMTLLFALILIWPLIPEFVQNILAVIAAFLVCMAFINSFVLTENYGNINAIFIDERVMKVERAAIKDLLSISITTVIIFFCVWRKYIKNLVITFVLISIAMCGVSVYCYFNIRHDNNLINTENVNFPEYHNRLWRFSRTGKNVFAIFLDGFTGEHVKKFFAEYPEFISDFEGFIYFPDTLATGPRTFFSTPSIYAGPDYKPNTLNDTQPNVSIIEKYGNAISFLPNIFTSNGYDSVMSESTNNPIYLNALKHPESVLNLKYNWMNDYVPYWLNWANKNGIEIKIQNREDISQFLIVLSLFRSIPFSLRSKMYNTGQWIWGASEQVSEMMLVKSFLANLAPLQFMGDFVQADDGKSTFKFLHSTLSHALWYMQPDSLLPVLDPYPQTKGQGILVDGIIPEHYYTEVHIMRFLADFLIKLKKAGVYDNTRIVFVSDHSWGDSQTINKIFDHTVYIDSFRPDALLMFKDFNSRGDLITSNALMSIEDTPALLIDGIAKAPGIYTIEELKKLSSSDRIRTYCENYPDSDNMNVNTFSIIKLWQVKGTMFKRENWTEIQ comes from the coding sequence ATGTTATATAATATTTTCATTCAGCCGTTAGTAATTATTTTACGTGCAATTTACTTGGGAATAAATTATTTTGCGGGCAATCTTGGAATCTCGTTAATGATTTTGTCGGTTGTAATGAGTATTTTGCTGCGTCCGTTTATTAAATGGGCTGCCGGAGTTCAGGACAAAGAGAGGAAGATACAAAATATTTTGTCGCCTCAAATTGCAGAAATAAAGAAAACTTTTCACGGGGCCGAACAGCACGAGGAATTAAGCGAGCTTTACAAGAGATATTCATATAATCCGATTTATGCGATTAGATCCGGACTTGATTTATTTGTGCAGCTTTTACCGTTAATGGCTGCGTATATAATGCTTTCGGAGCTTGAGATTATAAAAGGTGTCTCATTTTACGCGATAAAAGATTTGTCGAAGCCTGATAATTTGCTTGCAGGGATAAATTTATTGCCGTTCGTGATGACAGTTTTTAACGTGCTTGCGGCGATTACTGCTAAGAAATTTACGAAACGTGAACGGGTGCAGGCGTTTATAATTGCGGCGTTATTTCTTGTGATGTTGTATAATGCTCCGTCGGCGTTGTTGATTTATTGGACGACGAATAATTTTATAATGCTCGTGAAGAATATAGATTTTTACGGGATATTCGGCGGTGATAAGATTGCGAGAGTGCTTGATTATAGATTTGTTCCGGCCGGCTGGAAGAAAATTTGCGTGAATGCTTTTATAGTGATAATTTCTATGAGTGTGCTGGGGATATTTTTCGCACATTTTTATTCTACATTTGTAGATATAACTCATGATGCTTTAGGTTCTGTCATTAATTCGATAAATACATTTCAGAATATTTATTATTTATTGTTCATGATTCCGGCTGTTTTTGCATGGATGCTGTATACGAGATTTATATTAAGCGGCTTTACGATTCGTGAATTAATTGCTAAGACATTTTGCTTTGCTGTATTTACTATAGCGATATTCTTTTACATGAAAAATGTGCAGTTCCCGATGAAAGTTTTTCTGCGTTTATCTACATTTTTATTAATTTTATTTGGGTATGCTTTGCTCGCGTTTCTTTTGCCCGTCAGTAGCGAAAAAATATGCAGTTTTTCTTCGCGTTTGACTGATGATCACAGAAATTCGCTGTTTTTCTCGTCGATAATATTTGCGATAATATTCGTGTGTGTATTATATCCGTCGCTTACGTATCGTTCTGATCCTGATTTCTTTATGGATTCTCTTGCGGGGACTATCTCGAAAATAAGCATTTATGGAATGACGTTATTATTTGCGCTTATTCTAATATGGCCGCTGATTCCTGAATTTGTGCAGAATATTTTAGCTGTTATTGCAGCTTTTCTCGTGTGTATGGCGTTTATAAATTCGTTCGTGCTTACTGAAAATTATGGTAACATCAACGCAATATTTATAGACGAAAGAGTTATGAAAGTTGAACGTGCGGCCATAAAAGATTTATTAAGCATTTCGATAACAACCGTGATAATATTTTTCTGTGTGTGGCGTAAATATATCAAAAATTTAGTGATCACATTTGTCTTGATCTCAATAGCCATGTGCGGAGTGAGTGTTTATTGTTATTTCAATATAAGACACGACAATAATTTAATAAATACTGAAAATGTAAATTTCCCTGAATATCATAATAGACTCTGGCGCTTCAGCAGAACAGGTAAAAACGTATTTGCTATATTTCTTGACGGTTTCACGGGTGAACATGTCAAAAAATTTTTTGCTGAGTATCCCGAATTTATAAGCGATTTCGAGGGATTTATTTATTTCCCTGATACGCTTGCTACAGGTCCGAGAACTTTTTTCTCGACTCCTTCAATTTATGCAGGGCCGGACTATAAGCCCAACACCCTTAATGATACGCAGCCTAATGTATCAATTATAGAAAAATACGGCAATGCAATATCATTCTTACCAAATATTTTTACGAGCAACGGCTATGACTCCGTCATGTCAGAATCAACTAATAACCCAATTTATCTTAATGCACTGAAACATCCCGAATCAGTCTTGAATCTAAAATATAACTGGATGAATGATTATGTACCTTATTGGCTGAACTGGGCAAATAAAAACGGAATCGAAATCAAGATACAAAATAGGGAAGATATTTCACAATTTTTAATAGTGCTGTCATTATTTAGATCTATTCCGTTCAGCTTAAGAAGTAAGATGTACAACACTGGCCAATGGATATGGGGAGCATCTGAACAAGTAAGCGAAATGATGTTAGTCAAATCCTTCTTGGCTAATCTTGCACCGCTTCAATTTATGGGAGATTTTGTACAGGCAGACGACGGAAAATCAACATTTAAATTTTTACATAGCACATTATCTCATGCATTATGGTATATGCAGCCTGATTCGCTACTTCCTGTATTAGATCCTTATCCTCAAACTAAGGGGCAGGGCATTTTAGTAGACGGCATTATCCCCGAACATTATTATACTGAAGTGCATATTATGAGATTTCTCGCAGATTTCCTAATAAAGCTCAAGAAAGCAGGAGTCTACGATAATACAAGAATAGTCTTTGTGTCAGATCATAGTTGGGGAGACAGTCAAACTATAAATAAAATTTTTGATCATACTGTTTATATCGACAGTTTCCGCCCTGATGCGCTTCTGATGTTCAAAGATTTTAACTCTCGCGGGGATTTAATTACGTCAAATGCGTTAATGTCAATCGAGGACACACCAGCACTATTAATCGACGGAATTGCAAAAGCTCCAGGGATTTATACGATTGAGGAGTTAAAGAAATTAAGCAGCTCGGACAGAATCAGAACTTATTGCGAAAATTATCCTGACAGCGATAACATGAATGTAAATACTTTCAGCATTATAAAACTTTGGCAGGTCAAAGGCACAATGTTCAAGCGCGAAAACTGGACTGAGATCCAATAG